One window of the Colletotrichum destructivum chromosome 4, complete sequence genome contains the following:
- a CDS encoding Putative aminotransferase class V domain, pyridoxal phosphate-dependent transferase, major, whose amino-acid sequence MHVPLTRFQLPLRTLAKQGRMPLHNLSNPSSARVSLISRHLRPSEPATAISTATRPVTTMSSQPPHPTLLIPGPIEFDDAVLQAMSHYSESHVGPGFVNTFGEALSMLRQLFQTKDPQAQPFVISGSGTLGWDLVAANLVEAGEDVLVLATGYFSNGFTDCFKTYGGNVTELRAPVGSRPQLPEIEKALSEKKYKVLTVTHVDTSTAVLSELKELTALVKRVSPETLVIVDGVCSVGVEEIRFDEWKLDGVITASQKAIGVPAGLSISMFSGAAMKSFAQRKTPPASYFGSFKNWTPIMQNYEAKKPSYFATPSPQLIHALHTGLTQILAKPLSERFDKHKEVSDKVKKAVADLGLKQVAAKPEDQAHGMTAIYLPESVKAAELLPSLAKKGIVFAGGIHKEIAPKYIRFGHMGVSVTDPNRKDIDNAIKALQDSLFEVGYQKP is encoded by the exons ATGCACGTTCCCCTAACGCGGTTCCAGCTCCCTCTCCGCACATTGGCGAAGCAGGGGAGAATGCCCCTCCATAACCTTAGCAACCCCTCATCAGCTCGGGTATCTCTCATCTCAAGACACCTGCGACCATCGGAACCTGCAACTGCTATATCAACAGCT ACACGACCGGTTACCACCATGTCTTCCCAACCACCTCACCCGACCCTCCTCATCCCGGGGCCCATCGAGTTCGATGATGCCGTCCTCCAGGCAATGAGCCACTACAG TGAGAGCCACGTCGGTCCCGGTTTCGTAAACACCTTTGGTGAGGCCCTATCGATGCTGCGCCAGCTCTTCCAGACCAAGGACCCTCAAGCGCAGCCGTTTGTCATTTCGGGCTCCGGTACCCTCGGCTgggacctcgtcgccgccaacctcgtcgaggctggCGAGGATGTCCTCGTCCTGGCCACCGGCTACTTCAGCAACGGCTTCACCGACTGCTTCAAGACctacggcggcaacgtcaccGAGCTGAGGGCCCCTGTCGGCTCGCGCCCCCAGCTCCCCGAGATCGAGAAGGCCCTGTCCGAGAAGAAGTACAAGGTCCTGACCGTCACCCACGTCGACACGTCAACCGCCGTCCTGAGCGAACTCAAGGAGCTGACTGCCTTGGTCAAGCGAGTGTCCCCCGAGACCCtggtcatcgtcgacggcgtctgcagtgtcggcgtcgaggaaaTTCGGTTTGACGAATGGAAGCTAGACGGCGTCATCACGGCCAGCCAGAAGGCCATTGGCGTCCCCGCTGGTCTGTCGATATCCATGTTCAGCGGTGCCGCCATGAAGTCGTTTGCCCAGCGCAAGACGCCCCCAGCGTCGTACTTTGGATCCTTCAAGAACTGGACTCCTA TCATGCAAAACTATGAGGCGAAGAAGCCCTCCTACTTCGCGACGCCCTCTCCCCAGCTGATCCACGCCCTCCACACCGGCCTCACCCAAATCCTCGCCAAGCCCCTGTCTGAGCGATTCGACAAGCACAAGGAGGTATCcgacaaggtcaagaaggccgtcgcGGACCTGGGTCTCAAGCAGGTCGCCGCGAAGCCCGAGGACCAGGCCCACGGCATGACGGCTATCTATCTGCCCGAGagcgtcaaggccgccgagctgctgcccagcctggccaagaagggcatcgttttcgccggcggcatccaCAAGGAAATTGCGCCCAAGTACATTCGTTTCGGACATATGGGCGTCAGTGTG ACGGACCCCAACCGGAAGGACATCGACAATGCCATCAAGGCCCTTCAAGATAGTCTTTTTGAGGTTGGCTACCAGAAGCCGTAG
- a CDS encoding Putative importin-beta domain, armadillo-like helical, exportin-1/Importin-beta, exportin-1/5: protein MAITIPELDEIVRSFYEGRGEQQKQAQATLNQFKEDQDSWLLVDKILAEATYPQTKFLGLQVLDNVIMTRWKVLPRDQCQGIRNFVVQFIIQCSSSEETMKEQKTLLNKLNLVLISILKQEWPHNWPTFINEIITSCHSSLSICENNMVILRLLSEEVFDYSAEQMTSTKTRNLKTTMCAEFSQIFTLCQEVLNTADQPSLVKATLETLLRFCNWIPLGYIFETPLIDTLRTRFLPVPEFRNVALQCLTEIGGLQTGGPGQPNSYDEQLVKMFTEVLTTIATIIPISLDLKSTYPNSNSRDQEFIQNLALFLCNFFGMHLNLIENLPNRDFLTHGHYYLIRISQIDDREIFKITLDYWLKLVNELYDEMQQLPMTELNPLMGMAGGMSGAGAPNPSLLNNYPLRKHKYNEVLSNLRTVMIEKMVRPEEVLIVENDEGEIVREFVKESDTVQLYKTIRECLVYLTHLDVVDTENIMTEKLARQVDGTEWSWHNCNVLCWAIGSISLAMNEETEKRFLVTVIKDLLGLTEMKRGKDNKAVVASNIMYIVGQYPRFLKAHWKFLKTVVNKLFEFMHESHEGVQDMACDTFIKIARQCRRHFVALQPSEQEPFIEEIVRNMHKITCDLSPQQVHTFYEACGYMVAAQGNKHQQERLLSDLMAIPNAAWDEIIKQARVNPVILQDAETIKVIGNIMKTNVSACSSIGPYFYPQIGRIFLDMLQMYRATSELISEAVQKQGEIATKMPHVRGLRTIKKEILKLVETYVEKAEDLQSVRQQMVPPLLESILVDYNRNVPGARDAEVLKAMSAIITKLSTLMEDQVPNIMENVFECTLDMINKDFSEFPEHRVEFFNLLRAINLHCFPALLKLDNRQFKFVIDSCSWAFKHDNRDVEAAGLNMCLELINNIAEKTDVQTANAFFQQFFITILQDVFFVLTDNDHKAGFKTQSMVLMRMFYFVEPADGSAPKIQGPIYSPDQAAAGTSNKEFLANFVANLLRGAFPNLQPAQIQTFVEGLFTLNTQYDKFRLNLRDFLISLKEFAGDNAELFQVEKEQQERDAKAADLERRGKVGGLLKPSELEDDEL, encoded by the exons ATGGCTATCACAATCCCggagctggacgagatcGTCCGCTCCTTCTACGAGGGCCGTGGAGAACAG CAAAAGCAAGCGCAAGCTACACTCAACCAG TTCAAGGAAGACCAAGATTCGtggctcctcgtcgacaagatTCTCGCCGAAGCAACCTACCCCCAAACGAAGT TCTTGGGCCTGCAGGTGCTCGACAATGTCATCATGACGAGATGGAAGGTCCTTCCGAGAGACCAGTGTCAAG GTATCCGCAACTTCGTTGTGCAATTCATCATCCAGTGCTCTAGCTCCGAAGAGACCATGAAGGAGCAGAAGACCCTGCTCAACAAGCTCAACCTCGTCCTGATTTCCATCCTGAAGCAGGAATGGCCGCACAACTGGCCCACGTTCATCAACGAGATCATCACGTCGTGCCATTCCAGCCTGTCCATCTGCGAGAATAACATGGTCATCCTGCGCCTGCTGTCTGAAGAGGTGTTCGACTACTCGGCCGAGCAGATGACGTCCACCAAGACCCGGAACCTGAAGACGACCATGTGCGCCGAGTTTTCCCAGATCTTCACCCTCTGCCAGGAGGTCCTGAACACCGCCGACCAGCCCAGCCTCGTCAAGGCCACTCTCGAGACATTACTGCGCTTCTGCAACTGGATCCCCCTCGGCTACATCTTCGAGACTCCCCTCATCGACACGCTGCGCACACGCTTCCTGCCCGTTCCCGAGTTCCGCAACGTCGCCCTGCAGTGCCTGACCGAGATTGGCGGTCTGCAGACTGGTGGACCTGGCCAGCCGAATTCCTACGACGAGCAGCTGGTCAAGATGTTCACCGAGGTCCTGACCACCATTGCGACCATCATCCCCATTAGCCTCGACCTTAAGTCGACATATCCCAACAGCAACTCGAGGGACCAGGAGTTCATCCAGAACTTGGCCCTGTTCTTATGCAATTTCTTTGGCATGCACTTGAAC CTCATTGAGAACCTGCCCAACAGGGACTTTCTCACCCACGGCCACTACTACCTAATCCGCATATCTCAGATCGACGACCGTGAAATCTTCAAGATCACCCTTGATTACTGGCTGAAGCTCGTCAACGAGCTCTACGACGAGATGCAGCAACTCCCCATGACCGAGCTCAACCCGTTGATGGGCATGGCGGGTGGCATGTCCGGAGCCGGCGCTCCTAACCCGTCGCTGCTCAACAACTACCCGCTGCGCAAGCACAAGTACAACGAGGTCCTGTCGAATCTCCGCACCGTCATGATAGAGAAGATGGTGCGCCCCGAGGAGGTCCTCATTGTCGAGAACGATGAGGGCGAGATTGTGCGCGAGTTCGTCAAGGAGAGCGACACGGTGCAGCTCTACAAGACCATAAGAGAGTGCTTGGTGTACCTGACGCACTTGGATGTCGTCGACACCGAGAACATCATGACGGAGAAGCTTGCCCGCCAGGTCGATGGTACAGAATGGTCCTGGCACAACTGCAACGTGCTCTGCTGGGCCATCGGATCCATTTCTCTGGCCATGAAtgaggagacggagaagaggtTTCTCGTCACCGTTATTAAGGACCTTCTGGGCCTTACAGAAATGAAACGCGGCAAGGACAACAAGGCCGTTGTTGCCAGCAACATTATGTACATTGTTGGACAATACCCTCGGTTTCTCAAGGCCCACTGGAAGTTCCTCAAGACCGTTGTCAACAAGCTCTTTGAGTTCATGCACGAGTCACACGAGG GTGTGCAGGACATGGCCTGCGATACCTTCATCAAGATTGCGAGGcagtgccgccgccactTCGTCGCCCTGCAGCCCAGCGAGCAGGAGCCCTTCATCGAAGAGATCGTGCGCAACATGCACAAGATCACATGCGACCTGTCGCCCCAGCAGGTCCACACCTTTTACGAGGCTTGCGGCTACATGGTGGCTGCCCAGGGCAACAAGCACCAACAGGAACGGCTGTTGAGCGATTTGATGGCCATCCCTAATGCGGCTTGGGACGAGATCATTAAGCAGGCTCGTGTCAACCCCGTCATTCTCCAGGATGCCGAGACGATCAAGGTCATTGGCAACATCATGAAGACGAACgtctcggcctgctcgtccATCGGGCCGTATTTCTACCCTCAGATCGGCCGTATCTTCCTCGACATGCTGCAGATGTACCGTGCCACCAGCGAGCTGATCTCCGAGGCCGTCCAGAAGCAAG GCGAGATTGCCACCAAAATGCCGCACGTCCGTGGACTGCGTACGATCAAGAAGGAGATcctcaagctcgtcgagaCGTACGTCGAAAAGGCCGAAGACCTGCAATCCGTGCGCCAGCAAATGGTGCCCCCGTTGCTGGAGTCGATTCTCGTCGATTACAACCGCAATGTGCCCGGTGCCCGTGACGCTGAAGTCCTCAAGGCCATGTCTGCCATTATCACCAAGCTTTCCACCTTGATGGAAGACCAAGTGCCCAACATCATGGAGAACGTCTTCGAGTGCACGCTGGACATGATCAACAAGGACTTTTCCGAGTTCCCCGAGCACCGTGTGGAGTTCTTCAACCTCCTGCGCGCGATCAATCTGCACTGCTTCCCTG CGCTGTTGAAACTGGACAACCGCCAGTTCAAGTTCGTCATCGACTCGTGCTCTTGGGCGTTCAAGCATGACAACCGTGACGTGGAGGCTGCGGGACTTAACATGTGCCTGGAGCTGATCAACAACATCGCGGAGAAGACAGACGTCCAGACGGCCAACGCCTTTTTCCAGCAGTTCTTCATCACCATTCTGCAGGACGTCTTTTTCGTGTTGACCGACAACGACCACAAAGCGGGCTTCAAGACGCAGTCCATGGTTCTGATGAGAATGTTCTACTTCGTCGAGCCCGCTGACGGGAGTGCGCCCAAGATCCAGGGTCCCATCTACAGCCCGGaccaggcggcggccggcacCTCGAACAAGGAGTTCCTCGCTAACTTTGTGGCCAACCTGCTTCGCGGGGCCTTCCCCAACCTGCAACC CGCTCAAATCCAGACATTCGTCGAGGGTCTATTCACCCTCAACACTCAGTACGACAAGTTCCGTCTCAACCTGCGCGACTTCCTCATCTCGCTGAAGGAGTTTGCCGGCGACAACGCAGAGCTGTTCCAGGTTGagaaggagcagcaggagcgggacgccaaggcggccgATCTCGAGCGCCGTGGCAAGGTCGGCGGTCTGTTGAAGCCGtcggagctcgaggacgacgagttGTGA
- a CDS encoding Putative AAA+ ATPase domain, ATPase, AAA-type, core gives MARISLRHGLDRDVYQIVKKLEEERDGEWAAKKDRGDGKRKKPKLTVTAVYEAIKKSNSSLSRQKRRPLEDAIERVLDFRKEEEAESEDSDDLLEQAEKAYKEEDRFLLNRQMTKHWNVAPAVPTAQGSEGKSTKKRRISPEPEVANGAGHVSDGSAIASKSKSKNGDASETQATVTKKAPKPSKYSPEQIPPGSVVLGGVRGIIEELQRYVFARTRKPEDFACFGEQPMGVLISGPPGTGKQSLVRSLSWRTRTPVISLGRYLAETRSPEKVSKIFTDVLDEAKKIAPCVVLFDHIDEYMTKSGNSHSEFDHEVISQLKLGLRRLREWEREGLRVVIVGTTSKLELVDPTLRRPDFFAQTITVKVPNTDAREEIFRALVRELDVPPEVDFKTLAVRTHGFVGDDIRAVIQVANRKASDRFMDVEQARARNTILPERMETSEAPWDRDLDDACLWYDYIEHPSYTEPTRIHVSQQDFVDAIAEHTPYMRREGFSSIPNTSWSEVGALHSVRAAFQVSIVRRIKEPLLFQKFGKQRPAGVLLFGPPGCGKTLVAKAVANDAQASFILIKGPELLNKYVGESERAIRELFTRAKSCAPCILFFDEMDSLVPKRENTTTEAGARVVNALLAELDGAGDRGEVYVIGTSNRPDMIDPAILRPGRLDKLLFVDLPTEDERVDILRTIVRNGIGGAGGDGAVDIEAIARDKRCAGFSGADLYGLYKNALDECVLRYEGGEPALTKDDWEAAMSKTKPSVPNPEAYRRLAAKLHHQT, from the exons ATGGCCCGCATCAGCctccgtcacggcctcgacCGCGATGTATACCAGATCGTTAAGAAgctggaagaagagagagacggggagtgggcggccaagaaggacaGGGGTGAcggaaagagaaagaagccCAAGCTAACGGTGACGGCCGTTTACGAAGCCATCAAAAAGTCGAATTCAAGCCTCAGCCGGCAAAAGAGACGCCCGCTGGAAGACGCCATCGAGCGTGTATTAGACTTCCgcaaggaggaagaggctgagTCCGAGGATAGTGACGATTTGTTGGAGCAGGCCGAAAAGGCATATAAA GAGGAAGACCGCTTTTTGCTTAACAGGCAAATGACAAAGCACTGGAACGTTGCGCCAGCGGTGCCGACGGCCCAAGGGTCAGAGGGCAAGAGCACCAAGAAGCGTCGCATCTCACCAGAGCCCGAGGTCGCGAACGGCGCAGGCCATGTCAGCGACGGCTCCGCCATCGCGTCCAAGTCCAAATCTAAGAACGGTGACGCCTCGGAGACCCAGGCGACCGTCACGAAGAAGGCACCCAAGCCCAGCAAGTACAGCCCCGAGCAGATCCCGCCCGGCTCGgtcgtgctcggcggcgtgcgCGGCATCATCGAAGAGCTGCAGCGGTACGTGTTTGCGCGGACGCGCAAGCCCGAGGACTTTGCCTGCTTTGGCGAGCAGCCCATGGGTGTCCTCATCTCCGGGCCCCCGGGCACCGGCAAGCAGTCGCTCGTGCGATCGCTCTcatggaggacgaggacgcccgTCATCTCCCTCGGGCGGTACCTGGCCGAGACACGGTCGCCCGAGAAGGTCAGCAAGATCTTCACCGAcgtgctggacgaggcgaagaagatcgCGCCGTGCGTGGTCCTCTTTGACCATATTGACGAGTACATGACCAAGTCAGGCAACAGCCACAGCGAGTTCGACCACGAGGTCATCTCGCAGTTGAAGCTCGGCCTACGACGTCTGCGAGAGTGGGAGCGGGAGGGCCTGCGCGTGGTGATTGTGGGCACGACGAGCAAACTTGAGCTGGTCGATCCAACGCTGCGACGGCCAGACTTTTTTGCGCAGACCATCACCGTCAAGGTGCCGAACACGGACGCGCGCGAGGAGATCTTCCGGGCCCTCGTGCGGGAGCTCGACGTCCCGCCCGAGGTTGACTTCAAGACACTGGCGGTACGCACGCACGGCtttgtcggcgacgacatcCGCGCCGTCATCCAGGTCGCCAACCGCAAGGCCAGCGACCGCTTCATGGATGTAGAACAGGCGCGCGCGAGGAACACCATCCTCCCGGAGAGGATGGAGACCTCCGAGGCACCATGGGACCGCGATCTCGATGACGCCTGCCTGTGGTACGACTACATCGAGCACCCGTCCTACACGGAACCGACGCGGATCCACGTCAGCCAACAGGACTttgtcgacgccatcgccgagcaCACGCCCTACATGCGCCGCGAGGGCTTCAGCTCGATCCCCAACACGTCGTGGTCCGAGGTCGGCGCGCTGCACTCGGTGCGCGCGGCGTTTCAGGTGTCCATCGTCCGGCGCATCAAGGAGCCGCTGCTGTTCCAGAAGTTCGGCAAGCAGCGGCCAGCCGGCGTGCTGCTGTTCGGCCCGCCCGGCTGCGGAAAGACGCTCGTCGCAAAGgccgtcgccaacgacgcgCAGGCTAgcttcatcctcatcaaggGACCCGAGCTGCTCAACAAGTACGTGGGCGAGTCGGAGCGTGCCATCCGCGAGCTCTTCACCAGGGCCAAGTCTTGCGCGCCGTGCATCCTCTTCTTTGATGAGATGGACTCGCTGGTGCCCAAGAGAGAGAACACCACGACCGAGGCTGGCGCCCGCGTCGTCAACGCACTGcttgccgagctcgacggcgccggcgacaggGGTGAGGTCTACGTCATCGGCACCAGCAACAGGCCCGACATGATCGACCCGGCCATTTTGCGACCAGGCCGTCTGGACAagctcctcttcgtcgacCTGCCTACGGAAGACGAGCGGGTCGACATTCTCCGTACGATCGTGCGCAACGGCATTGGTGGCGCtggaggcgacggcgccgtcgacatcgaggccatcgcccgGGACAAGCGGTGTGCGGGGTTCAGCGGCGCGGATCTTTACGGGCTGTACAAGAACGCACTGGACGAGTGCGTGTTGCGGtacgagggcggcgagccgGCGTTGACGAAGGATgactgggaggcggcgatgagcaAGACGAAGCCCAGCGTGCCGAACCCGGAGGCATACAGGCGGTTGGCGGCCAAGCTGCACCACCAAACATGA
- a CDS encoding Putative cytochrome c, class IA/ IB, cytochrome c-like domain superfamily, which yields MAGGDAKKGANLFKTRCAQCHTVEKDGGNKIGPALHGLWGRKTGSVDGYSYTDANKKKGIEWNDQTLFEYLENPKKYIPGTKMAFGGLKKEKDRNDLIAYLKDSTK from the exons ATGGCTGGTG GTGACGCCAAGAAGGGTGCCAACCTCTTCAAGACCCGTTGCGCTCAGTGCCACAccgtcgagaaggacggcggcaacaaGATCGGCCCTGCCCTGCACGGCCTCTGGGGCCGCAAGACCGGCTCCGTCGACGGCTACTCCTACACCGAcgccaacaagaagaagggcattGAGTGGAACGACCAGACCCTCTTCGAGTACCTCGAGAACCCCAAGAAGTACATCCCCGGCACCAAGATGGCCTTCGGTGgcctcaagaaggagaaggaccGCAACGACCTCATTGC CTACCTCAAGGACTCCACCAAATAG
- a CDS encoding Putative ribosomal protein uS5 domain 2-type superfamily, with product MCNAASSKRPPPPPKDRSGQLRTDRPHTPRTPPSENPCFLDNWGSGEIQSKHLLRRRPARKLELPRSRPILQTCQAAEASSQRARPSGNTRERSNAHVHTQTDTHANMASAQQVLLSPAELAYLHSSLSLTPPIRPDGRKANQFRPLTAETGILPGTNGSARVCFSDGTEAIVGVKAEIEKTRVPPGAEANEEPAEKRTEDQDGDSKGSNDWLEMTVEIPGSRDDDAATVFLSNMLSEALLADGEFTKKLRINNRFHWKLYLDILLISPPLSYPLPLLSLTTHLALLATRLPRLKSEGDEDPMFDDDWEASTFLYPRDGSAPAAGARPPITLLVIAVGGNIIFDPAREELAVAESALAVSVAEEKTAASAGGMDVDGRELKLLSVRTVDPPSRLTAPGVLNSVNPATGLAGTPSKAPPAPPAGEDKVAEGVWRPPIGGTKLHVLEGMVSKVLEKGGIADEVLEGIAAVELA from the exons ATGTGCAATGCTGCGTCGTCGAAGCggcctccaccaccacccaagGACCGATCCGGACAGCTTCGCACCGACCGGCCCCACACCCCGCGGACCCCACCATCAGAAAACCCCTGCTTCCTTGACAATTGGGGCTCGGGCGAAATTCAATCGAAGCATCTTTTGCGACGACGTCCCGCCCGAAAACTCGAGCTTCCCAGATCACGACCAATTTTACAAACTTGCCaagccgccgaggcctcATCACAGCGTGCGAGACCGAGCGGAAACACACGAGAACGAAGCAACGCACACGTGCATACACAGACAGATACACACGCAAACATGGCGTCGGCACAGCAGGTTCTGCTCTCTCCGGCAGAGCTCGCCTACCTCcactcctccctctccctcacgCCGCCCATCCGCCCGGATGGCCGCAAGGCGAACCAGTTCCGCCCCCTCACAGCCGAGACGGGCATCCTCCCGGGCACCAACGGCAGCGCACGCGTGTGCTTCTCCGACGGCACCGAagccatcgtcggcgtcaaggcAGAGATCGAAAAGACCCGCGTGCCGCCTGGCGCAGAGGCGAACGAGGAGccggcggagaagaggacAGAAGACCAAGATGGAGATTCCAAGGGCAGCAACGACTGGCTCGAGATGACGGTCGAGATCCCCGGCTCcagagacgacgacgccgcgaCCGTGTTCCTGTCCAACATGCTCAGCGAGGcgctgctcgccgacggggaGTTCACCAAGAAACTGCGGATTAACAATCGGTTCCACTGGAAGCTCTACCTAGAC ATCCTCCTAATCTCCCCGCCGCTGTCGTACCCCCTCCCGCTCCTCTCCCTCACAAcgcacctcgccctcctggCGACCCGCCTGCCGCGCCTCAAGtccgagggcgacgaagacCCCAtgttcgacgacgactgggAGGCCTCGACGTTCCTGTACCCGCGCGACGGCAGCGCACCCGCGGCGGGCGCACGGCCGCCCATCACGCtgctcgtcatcgccgtcggcggcaacaTCATTTTCGACCCGGcgcgcgaggagctcgccgtcgccgagtcGGCGCTCGCCGTTTCGGTagcggaggagaagacggcggcgtcggcgggcggcaTGGACGTGGACGGACGCGAGCTGAAGCTGCTCTCCGTGCGGACGGTTGACCCGCCCTCGCGGCTGACGGCACCCGGCGTGCTCAACTCGGTGAACCCCGCAACGGGCCTCGCCGGCACACCGTCAAaagcgccgccggcgccgccggccggcgaggataaggtggccgagggcgtgTGGAGACCGCCCATAGGTGGCACCAAGCTGCACGTGCTCGAGGGGATGGTCTCCAAGGTGCTGGAGAAGGGAGGCATTGCGGACGAGGTGCTCGAGGGGATCGCCGCGGTGGAGCTGGCTTAG